A stretch of DNA from Deltaproteobacteria bacterium:
CCAGCACCGCTACCCCCAGGCGGCTCACGCGCTCCCCCCGGCGAGGGGCGACAACGCCGCGAACAGGTAGAGGACGGGTCCGGCCGCGAGGATCCCGTCGGCCCGGTCGAGGATCCCCCCGTGGCCGGGCAGGATCGTCCCGCTGTCCTTTACGCCCGCCGTGCGCTTAATGAGCGACTCGAACAGGTCCCCCGCCTGTCCGAAGATCCCCACCGCCGCCCCCGCGGCGGCGGCGTATCCCGCCGGCACCCCGGGGAGGAAACCGTGCGCGTAGAGGACGGCGCAGCCGACGCTTCCGAGGAGGCCCCCGACCGCGCCTTCGACCGTCTTGTTCGGCGAGATGGCCGGGGCGAGCTTCCTCCGGCCGATCGCCCTTCCCGTGAAGTAGGCCATCGTGTCCCCCGCCGCCACGGCGAGGATCCCCAGGAGCACCCAGTGCTCCCCGCGGGGAAGGAGGAGCGTCCGCGGATACATCGACAGAAGTCCCCCGACGTAGACCGCCCCGAGGCAGAACGTCGCCGCCCTGCGCGCTTTTTCCGCGGGGTCGAACGCTCCCGGAAGGGCGTGGAAGACCGACAGGAGGACGCAAACGAGAAGCGCGGGCACGCCGAAGGAACCCGGCAGCAGCGCCGCCGAAAAAAATACGAGAACGGCGAGCGCGACCCCGCCCGCGCGATCCCGGGCGCCGTGAAGGAACATCCGGAATCCTTCGTCCGCGCAAATCGCCGCGACGACGGCGAACAGCAGCAGGAACGGCCAGCCCGCCGGGCGCCCGACGGAGGACAGGATGGAGGCGACCAGGAGCGGGATGAGAACGGCGGCGGTGGCGATCCGCTTCCAGAGCATCGCTACTTCCCCGGGAGCTTTTCGGCCTGCTCGCCGGTCAGCCCGAAGCGCCGGTGGCGGCGGGAGTACTCCTCGAGCGCCTGGAGGAACTCCGCCTTGCCGAAATCGGGCCACAGCACGTCCGTGAAGGCGAACTCGGCGTAGGCGGATTGCCAGAGCAGGAAGTTGCTGATGCGGAACTCCCCGCTCGTGCGGATGACGAGGTCGGGATCGGGGATCCCCGCGGTGTCGAGGCGGGAGGAGAACATCTCCTCCGTGATCTCCTCCGGAGCGATCTTCCCCTGCACCGCCTCGGCGGCAAGGCGGCGCACCGCACGGACGATCTCGTTGCGCCCGGCGTACGAAAGCCCCAGCGTCAAGGTCATCTCGGTGTTCCCCGCCGTGGCGGACACGGTGCGCTCCAGGACCTTTCGGACGGCGAACGGAAGGGAGGAGGTCTCTCCGATGACGCGCAGCCGGATCCGGTGCCGGAGGAGCAGGGAAAGCTCGCTGACGAGGAACTCCTGCAGGAGGGTCATGAGCGCGAGGACCTCGGGCTCGGGGCGGCCCCAGTTCTCGAGCGAGAAGGCGTACAGGGTGAGACAGGGGATGCGCAGCTCCCGGGCGCACTCCACGACGGCACGCACGGCGCGGACCCCCATCCGGTGCCCCTCGACGCGCGGAAGTCCCCGCAGGTTCGCCCACCGGCCGTTGCCGTCCATGATGATGGCCACGTGCCGCGGCAGGGAAGGGGGGGAGCTTCCTC
This window harbors:
- a CDS encoding phosphatidate cytidylyltransferase: MLWKRIATAAVLIPLLVASILSSVGRPAGWPFLLLFAVVAAICADEGFRMFLHGARDRAGGVALAVLVFFSAALLPGSFGVPALLVCVLLSVFHALPGAFDPAEKARRAATFCLGAVYVGGLLSMYPRTLLLPRGEHWVLLGILAVAAGDTMAYFTGRAIGRRKLAPAISPNKTVEGAVGGLLGSVGCAVLYAHGFLPGVPAGYAAAAGAAVGIFGQAGDLFESLIKRTAGVKDSGTILPGHGGILDRADGILAAGPVLYLFAALSPLAGGSA
- a CDS encoding isoprenyl transferase produces the protein MTSGGSSPPSLPRHVAIIMDGNGRWANLRGLPRVEGHRMGVRAVRAVVECARELRIPCLTLYAFSLENWGRPEPEVLALMTLLQEFLVSELSLLLRHRIRLRVIGETSSLPFAVRKVLERTVSATAGNTEMTLTLGLSYAGRNEIVRAVRRLAAEAVQGKIAPEEITEEMFSSRLDTAGIPDPDLVIRTSGEFRISNFLLWQSAYAEFAFTDVLWPDFGKAEFLQALEEYSRRHRRFGLTGEQAEKLPGK